A single genomic interval of Nostoc commune NIES-4072 harbors:
- a CDS encoding acetoacetate decarboxylase family protein has product MPYPQAPWTLQGYAIQTLHLVNVDQVRPLIPLELEIISVWPGKTLASVYLSHYGSGSVLEYSELIVAPSVVNYQRKIGGWVSHIYVDNVDSVAGGREIWGLPKELAEFTWEQEKFVTVHQENRKLCSLNYNQQSLAWRQWLTASAFSAKGGDLLIFPAEFESVLGLISSKLEIPPESPFFGIGLGQPWLTVRCEQMSLRIDAPKVVGQMAI; this is encoded by the coding sequence ATGCCATATCCACAAGCACCTTGGACACTTCAGGGCTATGCTATCCAAACTCTACATTTGGTAAATGTTGACCAAGTGCGCCCTTTGATTCCCTTAGAGTTAGAAATTATTTCTGTCTGGCCTGGTAAAACTCTCGCTAGCGTGTATTTATCTCATTATGGGTCAGGCTCGGTACTGGAGTACAGTGAGTTAATTGTTGCCCCATCTGTAGTTAATTACCAAAGAAAAATTGGTGGTTGGGTTTCCCACATTTATGTAGATAATGTTGATTCAGTGGCTGGTGGCCGAGAAATTTGGGGACTACCAAAGGAACTAGCTGAGTTTACCTGGGAACAAGAAAAGTTTGTTACTGTGCATCAGGAAAACCGGAAGCTGTGTAGTCTTAACTATAATCAACAAAGCTTGGCATGGAGACAGTGGTTAACTGCTTCTGCTTTCAGCGCCAAGGGTGGTGATTTGCTGATATTCCCTGCTGAATTTGAGTCTGTGTTGGGTTTGATTAGTTCTAAGTTAGAAATCCCTCCCGAAAGTCCTTTTTTTGGAATAGGTTTAGGTCAGCCTTGGTTAACTGTGCGTTGTGAGCAGATGAGTTTGCGGATTGATGCGCCAAAGGTTGTAGGACAGATGGCTATCTAG